Part of the Streptomyces sp. WMMC500 genome is shown below.
GACGAGACAGAGCGGCTTCAGACCACTCCCGCGTCGGCAGCCGCCGACGAACGCTGACGCGCCGACGTCAGCCCGACGAGCCTCGTACGGTCCCCGGGACCGGACACAGGCGGTCATTCCCGGACGGGGTGGCCGCCTCGTCGGTTTCCGGGGCGGTACGGGCCCGTGAGGGGGCTGACGCGGCGCGTCTGACGGAGGACCCCGTACGAGAGCCGTGGGCGGCGCCTGTGTTCCTCAGGACGCCTTGCCGGGCCTGTGTGCCATGACGGTCTCCACGGCCGCCGAGATGCGCGTGTAGACGCCCGGGCGGCCCCTCTCACCGCAGCCCTCGCCCCACGAGACGAGGCCCACCAGCCGTCCCCGTACGACCAGCGGGCCGCCGCTGTCTCCCTGGCAGGCGTCGCGGCCCCCGCGCATCAGCCCCGCGCAGACCATGGACGCGGCCAGGTAACGGCCGTCCCGGCTGCCCGGGTACGCCCGCTCGCACGCGGCGTCCGGCAGCACCTCGACGTCCGCGGCGTGCAGCGTGGTGGGGTATCTGGCGTCACCCGCGGTGTCACCCCAGCCGTAGACGCGGGCCGGCGAGCCCGGCGCGTACGCCGGGTCGTCCGGCTTCTTCGCCAGCTTCAGGAAGCGCCCGGCCGGAGCCGGGCGCTTCAGGCGCAGCACGGCGAGGTCGCCGGCATTGGTCCAGCCGTCGTAGTCCGGGTTCACCCACACCCGCTCGATGGCGAACTCCTCACCCGCGGTGCTCGCCAGGTCACCGCGGCCGGCCACCACGCTCAGGTCGCCGGCCTTGCTCCAGTGCACGCCGAGGGTCTCCTCCCCCAGGCAGTGCGCGGCCGTCAGCACCACCCGGCGGGACACGAGCACCCCCGCGCAGAACTGCCCCGACCGCTCGTCGCCGAAGAGTTTCCTGCTGGTCAGCGCGACGGTCCAGGGGCTGTCCGCGATACGCACCGGACGCCCGCCCACCACCACGCCGTCCGCCGCCGCCGGCGGCGCCTGGCCGAGCACGGCCGGGGGCAGCAGCACGGCGACGACGGCGGCGGCGAGGGAGCGAAGACGCGGGCGCATGGGGTCTCCTGACGGGGTGAGGCTGGAGCGGTCGTGCACTCAAGCCTCAGCCAGCAGGGCGCGGGCCGCACCTCAGCCGGGCCGGCCGCAGGACCCCGGGCATAGCGTCTGACCTGCGGCGACACGGGTCCGGGGGCGGCGTGGCATCCGAACTACCCGCGGCTCGCGCACGCCGCCCGCCCGGTCACGCCGCCCCGCCCGGTCACGGCGTCGCCCGCGCCGCCGCGGGCGCCGGCACCGGTGGGGTCGCCGGGGTCGCCGTCGCCGCCGGAGCCGGCAGGTGGCGCAGCCGTTCGGAGGCGAGACAGGCGCGGGTCAGGATGGTGCGTACCTCGTCGGCGGCGCTGCCGCTGCACCGGGCGATGTAGAAGATCACGACGTTGATGGCGGCCACGGAGCCGGCGTAGATGTAGACGTCCTTCGCGGTGTCCGCGTAGATCGACAGCCCGATGCCCCAGCAGGCGACGGCGTAGAAGCCGGCCGTCAGCGTCCAGCTGTAGAGCGCGTCGAGGCCCGCGATCCGGCCCTGCGGCACCGTGCCCAGTTGCCTCCCGCGGGCCTCGGCGATGGCGGCGCGGGCGAAGACCAGGCAGGCGGCGTTGCACAGCGCGGTGGAGAGGATGCCGATCGCCGTGCAGATCGGCCACCAGTCGCGGTGGAACAGCGTGGTCGACAGCACCAGCACCGCGGGGATGAGGGTGAACAGCCGCATCGCGACCTCGGCCAGCACGGCCCGCCGGCTCAGCCTCCCCTGCTGCCGGCCGGCGACGAGCGGGGTGAGGCCCGCGAAGAGGTTCTGGTAGTACCGGGCACCGGCCAGCAGGAAGCTCATGGCGACCATGCGCACGGGTGCGTTGGCGGAGTGGTCGGGGATGGTGTAGCCGTCCAGCCGCAGCGCGTCGAGCAGCGGAAGCTCCTCCTCGCCCGCGCTGTTGGTGCGCTGCAGCAGGGTGACGTAGGTGTTGCCCCAGCTCCAGTTGAGGTCGCGCAGCCAGTACGTGATGACGATGCTGGCCGCGACGTACCAGGCCGCGGCCGACAGCCAGGAGAAGAACAGCAGCCATCGCACGTGCATGCCGCGGTGCGGGTCGCTGTAGAGCGACTGGCTGCGCCGGATCCGCCACATCTGGAGCTGCTGCCTCGGCGCCCCGGCGAGCGGCGTGTACAGGCGGACGAAGCGGGTGCCGGCGCTCTGCGCACGGGTCGCCTCGACGGCCGCCAGCTCCTCTTCGTAGAAGTGCAGCAACTGCGGGTAGAGCCGCTCCCCCGGCGTGGGCCGGAACAGCAGCAGCCGGTTCTCGGGGACGCGGTCGGTGAGGTCCTCGATGAAGCGGGCCAGCAGCGGCGTCTCGGCGTAGAAGGCGTCGGGTACGGTCACGGCGCGGGCGCCGGCCGCGGCCGTCTCGCGGTGCCCGCCGCCGATGGCGATGAGGAGTTGCCCGACGGAGTACAGGTCGGCCTGCCGGGGGTCGACCACCATGGTCTCGCTGCGCACCTCGGGCGCGACGAACGCCGCGTCCGGGCCGCCGGAGCCGGGGACCGCGTGGGAGTACAGGTAGTTGACGCCGAGGTCGATGAGGACGAAGCGGCGGTCTCCGGCACCCGTACCGCTGCCCGGTCCGGAACCGGAGCCGCTGAGGATGACGTTGGACGGGGAGAGGTCACCGTGCCGCAGGCCGCACCGGTCGAGCTCGTCCAGCACGCCCAGCAGCCGGGGCCCGAGGTCGCGCAGCAGATCGAGCCGGATGCGCGGGCTGTCCGGCTGGTGGCTCAGGTACTCCGCCAGCGTCTCGCCCGGCACGAAGTCCATCAGGATCCACCGCCCGCTGCTCGCCCAGGCGCGCGCCAGCGGCAGCGCCTCGGTCGCCGCCTCCTCTCCGGCACGGACGTCGCCGTAGGCGGAGCGGTAGTCGCGGGTGGCCCGGACGATGGTCGGCACCCGCAGGTACGGGAAGACGATGCACTTGAGCGCGAACGGGATGCGCCGGCCGTGCGCCTGGCGCAGCGGGAGGCCGGTCAGGATGAACGACGTCGTGCCGTGGCGGTGGAAGCGCAGCGTGTCGAAGTCGACCTCGCTCCAGGCGTCGAGGGTCGCGGCGTCCTCGTCCGCGCTGCCCTCCACGTCGGGTAGGGGGGTCCCGGGCGCGTACAGCGTGCGTATCGCCTCCCGTACGGCCGGGTCCGCCACCGCCGGCGCGCACAGGGCCTCGCAGTCGTGCGGCGTCCGCTCACCCTGGTCGTAGCGGCGCTGGTAGGAGTGGGACAGCGACACCAGCGTGAGGAGGAGCAGGCCGAGATATCCGCCGACCGAACGGAACTCGCTGCGAAACTGCTCCGGTCGGGAGGCGAATTCCGTACGCCAGCGCGTCACCTGTTCGATGACGGTTTCCCACGACAGCTCGAACTCACCGCTAAAGCTGTGCGCCTCGAACGGCAGGCCGAAAAGGACCCTGGCCCAGTCCTCCCGGCCCCACGCACTTAACTCGTTCTCTTCCCGGGTCGCCGCCCCGGCGCCGCCCTGTGCGGGCGAAGGCGGGGATAAGGCGCGGATGATCGCGCGGAGATTACGCGCGCTGCCGGTTGTTGGCATCGTCCTTCGTCACGATGGTCAGTTGGGGTACGGCACGAATACGGCCGTTCTTTATCAGCTCGGGGTCTTTGCCCTCGACGGCGCAGAACATCACCTCGTACCCGCCGCGGGCGCCGCTGAGGATCCGGCCGGGATCCAGCTCGTGCCGCTTGACCTGCGGCATCCACGACATGGGCGCGAGGTCGAGCACGTACGGGGCGTCGCCCGGCTCCGTCATCCGCCGCTGCAGCGTGACGCGCTCGTCCCGGTAGCGGACGATCGCCTCGCCGTAGCCCCGGCCGAGGCCGTCGCGGATGCGGTCGAGATGGCGGATCGCCCAGCGCTGCGAGACCGAGAGCTTCTGCGAGGGCGGCTGGATGGGGCGGGTGCTCAGGGAGAGCACGTGCGTGCAGCCGTCCTCCAGCGCCAGCTTGTACGGGTGCGGGGTGAGGACGCCGCCGTCGACCGCCCGGTCACCGCGGAAGTCGGCCGTGCCGCGCAGCGCGACCGGGAGCCAGGCGCTGGCGACCAGGGCGGCGCGCAGGTCCGCGCGCGAGGTGAAGTCGTTGACGGCGGCGGTGCGGATCTCGTCGACGAGGGTGACGGCGACGTGGAGCCTGGTCGGGGAGGCGATGACCTTCTCGTACCCCAGGGGCTTGACGTTGTCGACGACCTCGAACGCGTAGTCCAGGTCCATGATGCGGCCGCGCAGCACGCGCCGGAAGTCGACGAACGTCCGGGTGGCGAGGTCGTCGTAGTAGATCGAAAGCGGATACCAGGTCTCGCCGTTGAGGAAGTACGCGCTGTTGATGGCACCGGAAGATGCGGAGTATATGGTGTCGAACGCCTGATTGAGCCCGCAGTCCTCCAGGGCGCAGAGCATCGCGGCCGAGACCACGCCCCGGATGCCGCCCCCCTCGACGGCCAGCCCGATCTTGAGGTCGTCCACGGGCTTGTCGTGCGTGTGTCCCTTTTCCCGGCGATGCCGTAAGGCGGTCAGCACAGGATGGTCCGCGTGCCACGGCATGGCACTACTCATGAGTCATGTCCTCCCTGGGGATCCGAGATTGTCATGCCCGGCAAGTGGCGTCAATTCCCGGAGAGTTCACGGAGACGTACCGTCTTATGCCGTCTCTCCGGGGCGGCCGGGGGCGGCGCGCGGCGCCGAAGAAAACGCCCCCGACCCGCGGCATGGCAGGTCGGGGGCGTCGAAGTCCGCCCGGCTCAGTCGAGGTAGTCGCGCAGCACCTGCGAGCGCGACGGGTGCCGCAGCTTCGACATGGTCTTCGACTCGATCTGGCGGATGCGCTCGCGTGTGACGCCGTACACCTTGCCGATCTCGTCCAGGGTCTTGGGCTGCCCGTCGGTGAGCCCGAAGCGCATGGAGACCACGCCCGCCTCGCGCTCGGAGAGCGTGTCGAGGACGGAGTGCAACTGCTCCTGCAGCAGGGTGAAGCTGACCGCGTCGGCCGGGACGACCGCCTCGGAGTCCTCGATGAGGTCGCCGAACTCGCTGTCGCCGTCCTCGCCCAGCGGGGTGTGCAGGGAGATGGGCTCGCGGCCGTACTTCTGGACCTCGATGACCTTCTCCGGGGTCATGTCCAGCTCCTTGGCCAGCTCCTCCGGGGTGGGCTCGCGGCCCAGGTCCTGGAGCATCTGGCGCTGCACCCGGGCCAGCTTGTTGATGACCTCGACCATGTGCACCGGGATGCGGATGGTGCGGGCCTGGTCGGCCATCGCGCGGGTGATCGCCTGCCGGATCCACCAGGTGGCGTACGTGGAGAACTTGTAGCCCTTGGTGTAGTCGAACTTCTCGACGGCGCGGATCAGACCGAGGTTGCCCTCCTGGATGAGGTCCAGGAAGAGCATGCCGCGGCCCGTGTAGCGCTTGGCGAGGGAGACCACGAGGCGGAGGTTGGCCTCCAGCAGGTGGTTCTTGGCGCGGCGGCCGTCCTCGGCGATGATCTCCAGCTCGCGGCGGAGCTTGGGTGCCAGCTTGTCGGCGGCGGCGAGCTTGTCCTCGGCGAAGAGACCGGCCTCGATGCGCTTGGCGAGCTCCACCTCCTGCTCGGCGTTGAGCAGGGGGACCTTGCCGATCTGCTTCAGGTAGTCCTTGACCGGGTCGGCGGTGGCGCCGGCCGCGGCGACCTGCTGGGCGGGGGCGTCGTCCTCGTCCTCGTCGGAGAGCACGAAGCCCTCCGCCTCGGCCTCGGCGGGCGGCTGCTCGTCCTTCTCCGGCGGGCCGTCGTCCGGGCCGGCGGGGCCGGACTCGCCGTCCTTCGCCGCGGTCTTCTTGGCGGCCGCCTTCTTGGCGGGGGCCTTCTTGGCCGCGGTCTTCTTGGCGGCCGTCTTCTTGGCGGTGGTCTTCTTGGCGGCGGCCTTCTTCTCCGGCTCGTCCGCCGGGTCGCCCAGGCCCGCGGGCACCGGATCGTCCATGGGGGCCTCCTGGACCGCGTGCGCCGTGGCCGTGGCCGTCGGCTTCTTCGTCGCGGTCTTGGCGGGGACGGCTTGCTTGGCGACCGCCTTGGTGGCGGTCCGTTTCGCCGGGGTCTTCGCCGGCACGCTCTTGCGGGTGCGCTTGGGCGCCTCTGCGGCACTGACCATCAGTGTCACACCCTCCTCTTCGAGGATCTGATTGAGGCTGCGCAGGACGCTCTTCCACTGGGTGGGCGGAATCTGGTCAACCTCGAAGGCACGACGCACGTCATCACCGGCGATCTGCCCTTCGGCCTTCCCCCGCTCGATGAGTGCCATCACGGACTCAGCTTCGGCGATCTCCGGCGGGAGCGTACGGGATGTGCTGGCCGACACGAACAACCTCTCGAAACGATGGGAACGACCGGTGGCGGGGATGGACCACCGGCGTAGAGGCGGTACCGCGACACGTGCGCCACCACCTCTTAGGTCATCGCGCCTTCCCGCACAGCGTTACGCCCAATCCACGTGGCCCAGGTCACAATCTACCGCCACCTGCCCGGCGGCACGAAGGCCGCCCGGCAGGTACCCGCCCCTCCGGACGCCCGGAGGGCGCATGGGCGCCAGGGCGGAGCACGCCGTACGCCTGCTGTCCGGCGGTCGTGCGCCGGGGTGCGCGGGGCGCACGGGGCCGGTGGGGCAGGGTGCCGCCGGCGGGGCGCCCAGGCGGGTGAATCGAGGGGGCCGGGGTCTCCGGGAGGGCGTCCGGGTGGTGTCCGGGGGATTTCCGAGGGACCTCCGAGGACCTTCGACGGGTGGTCCGTCCGTGCAGGGCCGGAGCGTCACGGTACGTGCCGGGGCGGCTGCCCGGCGCGTACGCCCGGGTCGTCCCGGCCCGTCCCGGGCCCGCCCGGCGGTCGGCCGGGCCGGCCCGGGGCCGGCGGAGCACGGCGCCGCCGTCCCCGGGCGGGGCCGGCGGCGGTGTCGGTGCCGTACCGGCGGGACGCGCGGGGCCGGGCCTCGTGCCCGTGCCCCGCGTCAGTGCTCGCGGGGCGCCGGCACGACGCGGTCGCTCGCGCCGATCTCGGTGTGCACGCCGAGCAACTGCCGCATGGCCGCCTCGGCGGCCGCGCCGTCGCCGCTGCCCAGCGCCTCCACGATGTGCACGTGGTGGGTGACGGAGGTCTCGCTCGGGCGGTCGCAGCCGCCGGCGGGGCCGCCGGAGACCTGCAGCGCGGCCGTGACCACGCCGGCCAGGTGCTCCAGCATCCGGTTTCCCGCGACCTGCAGCACCAGCGCGTGGAACTCGGCGTCGGCGCGGGCGAACGTGACCGTGTCGCCCTGCACCAGCGCGTGGCTCATGATCTCGGCCATGTCGGTCAGCCGCTGCTGGACGGCGCCGCGGCCGTGTCCGGCCGCGAGCCTGGCGGCCAGCGGCTCGATCGTCCAGCGCAGCTCGCACAGCTCCCGGCGCTGGTCCTCGCGCTGCGGGCCGAAGGCCCGCCACTCGATGATGTCCGGGTCGAGGAGGTTCCAGTCGCTGACCGGGCGGACCCGGGTGCCGACGTTGGGGCGGGCGCTGACGAGGCCCTTGGCCTCCAGCACGCGCAGGGACTCGCGCACCACGGTGCGGGAGACCTCGAAGCGCTGCCCGATCTCCTCGGGCACGAGCGGACGGTCGGCGCCCAGATCGCCGGAGACGATCATCTGGCCGAGCTGTTGGACGAGTTGGCCGTGGAGGCCACGGCCCCGGCTGGTGGCCGCGCGGCGGCCGACGCGGCCGATCTCCGGCTCCCCGGCCTCCCACGCGGGCGGCGCCGGGGCGGGCGGCGGGGTGGCGGGGCCGGGGGCGGCCGGGGGGACGGGAGCGGCGGGGGCGGCGGCCGCGGGGCCGTCCGCGTACGGGTAGCGGTCCAGATCCCCGTGGCCGGCGAAGCCGGAGTCGGAGGAACGGGCCGTCATCATGGTCTGCGCAAGGGTACTCACGAAACCTTTGTCGGCGGACGTCCCGGCCGCCTTGAGGGCTTTGGTGAAAAGCACACGAAAGGGTGATCGCCCAGCGTCCCTTCATTGACGCCCGGCCGCCATCAAAACGGTGGGAAACCGGCTAATCACCAGGCAAGTTGAAAACCCTCCGTACGAAACTCGGACACCCGCTCCGCTCCAGCACGCGCCCCCGGGAACGGGCACGGCCCGCGGTCAGGACGTACGCGCCGAGGAGGGCGCCGAGCGACAACACGAGTGCGTGCCCGAAGGGTTGGGCGGGCACGGCGAACACGCCGCCGAGGTCCGGTCCGCCGCCCGGCCGCGGGATGTGCAGCACGCGCATGAGCTGCAGCGGGAGTTCTCCGAGGCGGCGCACGGCGCCGGTGCCGGCGAGCGCGTGGATGCCCGGGGCGACGGCGACGGGCACGGTGAGGACGGCGGCCAGCCCCAGCGACGCCGACGTGAACAGCCCGGCGGCCAGCACCCCGGTCCACGCGCAGCCCACCGTCACGCCGGCCCAGCTCAGCAGTTGCGGGCCGCCGTCCGCGGGCATGTCCACGACGTCGCCGAAGAGCACGAGCAGCGCGGTGGCGTCGGCGAGCAGCACCGCGACGAAGAGCAGCAGCGCCACGCCCGTACTCACGGCGAGCTTGGCGAAGAGCAGGCCGAGGCGGCGCGGCGCGGCGCCGACGGCCGGGGTGAGCGAGGGGAAGCTGAACTCCTGGCCGAAGGCGTGCGCGCCGAGCAGCCCGGCGCCGATCGCGGCGGGCGGCAGCGGGAGGACCGGCGCCCAGCCGGTGAGCATGCGGACGGCGGAGGCGTC
Proteins encoded:
- a CDS encoding RNA polymerase sigma factor translates to MFVSASTSRTLPPEIAEAESVMALIERGKAEGQIAGDDVRRAFEVDQIPPTQWKSVLRSLNQILEEEGVTLMVSAAEAPKRTRKSVPAKTPAKRTATKAVAKQAVPAKTATKKPTATATAHAVQEAPMDDPVPAGLGDPADEPEKKAAAKKTTAKKTAAKKTAAKKAPAKKAAAKKTAAKDGESGPAGPDDGPPEKDEQPPAEAEAEGFVLSDEDEDDAPAQQVAAAGATADPVKDYLKQIGKVPLLNAEQEVELAKRIEAGLFAEDKLAAADKLAPKLRRELEIIAEDGRRAKNHLLEANLRLVVSLAKRYTGRGMLFLDLIQEGNLGLIRAVEKFDYTKGYKFSTYATWWIRQAITRAMADQARTIRIPVHMVEVINKLARVQRQMLQDLGREPTPEELAKELDMTPEKVIEVQKYGREPISLHTPLGEDGDSEFGDLIEDSEAVVPADAVSFTLLQEQLHSVLDTLSEREAGVVSMRFGLTDGQPKTLDEIGKVYGVTRERIRQIESKTMSKLRHPSRSQVLRDYLD
- a CDS encoding patatin-like phospholipase family protein; translated protein: MSSAMPWHADHPVLTALRHRREKGHTHDKPVDDLKIGLAVEGGGIRGVVSAAMLCALEDCGLNQAFDTIYSASSGAINSAYFLNGETWYPLSIYYDDLATRTFVDFRRVLRGRIMDLDYAFEVVDNVKPLGYEKVIASPTRLHVAVTLVDEIRTAAVNDFTSRADLRAALVASAWLPVALRGTADFRGDRAVDGGVLTPHPYKLALEDGCTHVLSLSTRPIQPPSQKLSVSQRWAIRHLDRIRDGLGRGYGEAIVRYRDERVTLQRRMTEPGDAPYVLDLAPMSWMPQVKRHELDPGRILSGARGGYEVMFCAVEGKDPELIKNGRIRAVPQLTIVTKDDANNRQRA
- a CDS encoding FadR/GntR family transcriptional regulator, yielding MLFTKALKAAGTSADKGFVSTLAQTMMTARSSDSGFAGHGDLDRYPYADGPAAAAPAAPVPPAAPGPATPPPAPAPPAWEAGEPEIGRVGRRAATSRGRGLHGQLVQQLGQMIVSGDLGADRPLVPEEIGQRFEVSRTVVRESLRVLEAKGLVSARPNVGTRVRPVSDWNLLDPDIIEWRAFGPQREDQRRELCELRWTIEPLAARLAAGHGRGAVQQRLTDMAEIMSHALVQGDTVTFARADAEFHALVLQVAGNRMLEHLAGVVTAALQVSGGPAGGCDRPSETSVTHHVHIVEALGSGDGAAAEAAMRQLLGVHTEIGASDRVVPAPREH
- a CDS encoding serine protease, with the protein product MRPRLRSLAAAVVAVLLPPAVLGQAPPAAADGVVVGGRPVRIADSPWTVALTSRKLFGDERSGQFCAGVLVSRRVVLTAAHCLGEETLGVHWSKAGDLSVVAGRGDLASTAGEEFAIERVWVNPDYDGWTNAGDLAVLRLKRPAPAGRFLKLAKKPDDPAYAPGSPARVYGWGDTAGDARYPTTLHAADVEVLPDAACERAYPGSRDGRYLAASMVCAGLMRGGRDACQGDSGGPLVVRGRLVGLVSWGEGCGERGRPGVYTRISAAVETVMAHRPGKAS